From a region of the Teredinibacter turnerae genome:
- the gltB gene encoding glutamate synthase large subunit produces the protein MNHQNYSAQGLYHPDFEHDACGIGFVANLKGRKSHDIITNALTMLTCMEHRGGTGYDIHSGDGAGILVQIPHDFFSGKAEELGFELPDPGHYGVGMLFFPNNEEQVKQSKQVLEETLQSLGLPVLGYRAVPTDNHSLGDAARASEPKIAQIFVAKPAQLSEDDFLRKLYVARKAAVYSAYDRVDCEKDGFYIASFSSRTVVYKGQLTTAQVAKYYLDLRDPAFTSALAMFHSRFSTNTFPAWRRAQPFRYLSHNGEINTVRGNINWMMARQALFESINFSAEELELLHPVCNRDSSDSANLDLVIELLTLAGRPLAQVMMMVIPEAWQTQTDMAPEKRAFYEYYSNIMEPWDGPASVSFTDGRVIGATLDRNGLRPSRFLVTDDDMVVMGSETGALCIDPARVIQKGRLQPGKIFIADLTAGRIISDEEIKTDICSQQPYGQWLAENKVALDDLPAADVAADEKNVAPLTRRQKAFGFTHEDINLILKAMVDSGKEPLGAMGADNPLAVLSDKPQHLANYFKQLFAQVTNPPIDPIREEMVMSLRACVGASQNLLEATPAHCRKVEILQPVLSNEQMAKLKALSLPGLTAVTLPMTFLADGGESALQSALEVLCGQAREAIQRGATVLVLSDRKVDSANAGIPSLLATAAVQHDLIRAGLRAKAELLVEAADVRETHHFATLIGYGAAAVNPYLAIETLQHMAEEKIFNKSLDAAKALVKYTKAVNSGLLKIFSKMGISTLQSYQGAQIFEALGISNELVKRYFTGTISRIGGIGLAEIARETQLRHREGFPAANTIYVDELLASGGDYAWRHDGERHLFNPTTIRLLQHSTAANDYTQFQEYARAVDDQAQAAYTLRGLLNIAPDRPSISLEDVEPAENIYKRFATGAMSFGSISWEAHTTLAIAMNRLGGRSNSGEGGEDPVRFTPEDNGDSMLSRIKQVASGRFGVTSYYLSNCDEIQIKMAQGAKPGEGGQLPGHKVDAWIGRTRGSTPGVGLISPPPHHDIYSIEDLAQLIFDLKNANRSARINVKLVSEAGVGTIAAGVCKGYADVVLIAGYDGGTGASPLSSIKHAGLPWELGLAETHQTLVKNRLRSRIVVQADGQMKTPRDLAIATLLGAEEWGVATAALVVEGCTLMRKCHLNTCPVGIATQNKTLRERYNGRVEHVVNFFKMLTQGLREIMAELGFRTIDEMVGQAQCLQVRENLEHWKIQHLDLANILHKPELHPGETLYCSQPQKHLIDDILDRELMRDAELALKHQQPIQLQKNIINTQRSIGTMISNEISKQYGAEGLPAGTIDVKFSGSAGQSFAAFAAPGLRFELEGDANDYLGKGLSGAELVVYPPKVSPFNPRENILVGNVALFGATRGRAFIRGVAGERFCVRNSGAIAVVEGVGDHGCEYMTGGTVVILGETGRNFAAGMSGGVAWVFDSKGNFSGRCNREMVELETALSTADLDELKALIADHHAATESDVAAEILADWEHAQSCFIKVMPVDYKRMQGYMAQARASGNYRNEQKIAEAAFEMHLQKLAGGAK, from the coding sequence ATGAATCATCAAAATTATAGTGCTCAGGGTTTATATCACCCAGATTTCGAACACGATGCCTGTGGCATCGGTTTCGTCGCAAACCTCAAGGGTAGAAAATCGCACGACATTATAACCAATGCACTCACCATGCTGACCTGTATGGAGCACCGGGGAGGCACAGGGTACGATATTCACAGTGGTGATGGCGCAGGTATTCTTGTTCAGATTCCTCACGATTTCTTCAGCGGTAAAGCAGAGGAGCTCGGTTTTGAGTTACCTGATCCTGGCCATTATGGCGTGGGCATGCTGTTTTTCCCCAATAACGAAGAACAGGTTAAGCAAAGTAAACAGGTGTTGGAAGAGACGCTGCAGTCTCTGGGGTTGCCGGTACTCGGCTATCGCGCTGTGCCCACCGACAATCACTCTCTCGGGGACGCGGCACGGGCGAGCGAACCTAAAATCGCCCAAATCTTTGTGGCGAAGCCAGCGCAGCTTTCCGAAGATGATTTCTTACGCAAACTCTATGTTGCCCGCAAGGCGGCGGTTTACAGCGCCTACGATCGTGTCGACTGCGAAAAAGACGGTTTTTATATCGCCAGCTTTTCGAGTCGCACGGTGGTTTATAAAGGCCAGCTGACCACGGCACAGGTGGCCAAGTATTATTTAGATCTGCGAGACCCGGCCTTTACATCGGCATTGGCAATGTTCCATAGCCGGTTTTCAACCAATACTTTTCCGGCGTGGCGACGCGCGCAGCCCTTCCGGTATCTGAGCCACAATGGTGAGATCAACACGGTGCGCGGGAATATTAACTGGATGATGGCGCGTCAGGCGCTGTTTGAGTCCATTAATTTCAGCGCGGAAGAACTCGAGCTGCTGCACCCGGTGTGTAACCGTGACAGCTCCGATTCCGCAAATCTGGACCTTGTCATTGAACTGCTGACGCTAGCCGGCCGGCCGCTGGCCCAGGTGATGATGATGGTCATCCCAGAAGCCTGGCAAACGCAAACGGATATGGCGCCGGAAAAGCGCGCTTTTTATGAATACTACTCCAACATTATGGAGCCTTGGGACGGCCCTGCCTCGGTGAGTTTTACCGATGGCCGCGTCATTGGCGCCACGCTCGATCGCAACGGTTTGCGCCCGTCGCGCTTTCTTGTAACCGACGACGATATGGTGGTCATGGGTTCAGAAACCGGTGCGCTGTGTATCGATCCCGCACGCGTTATTCAAAAGGGACGTTTACAGCCGGGCAAAATTTTCATTGCTGACTTAACCGCTGGCCGGATTATCTCTGACGAGGAAATTAAAACCGATATCTGCTCACAGCAGCCCTACGGCCAATGGCTGGCAGAAAACAAAGTGGCATTGGACGATTTACCAGCGGCTGACGTGGCAGCGGATGAAAAAAATGTAGCGCCCTTAACGCGTCGTCAAAAAGCGTTTGGTTTTACCCACGAAGATATCAATCTCATCTTAAAAGCCATGGTCGATAGTGGTAAAGAGCCGCTTGGCGCTATGGGGGCGGACAATCCCCTGGCCGTGCTGAGCGATAAACCACAACACCTTGCAAATTATTTCAAACAATTATTCGCCCAGGTCACCAATCCGCCAATCGACCCCATTCGCGAAGAGATGGTGATGTCGTTGCGCGCCTGTGTGGGGGCGTCGCAAAATTTGCTAGAAGCCACGCCCGCGCATTGCCGCAAGGTGGAAATTCTGCAGCCGGTGTTAAGCAACGAGCAAATGGCAAAGCTAAAAGCCTTGTCATTGCCGGGATTAACTGCCGTTACTTTGCCTATGACGTTTTTGGCCGATGGTGGTGAGTCAGCATTACAAAGCGCGCTTGAGGTGTTGTGTGGCCAGGCGCGTGAAGCGATTCAACGAGGTGCGACGGTGCTGGTGCTGAGTGATCGCAAGGTCGATAGCGCAAATGCGGGTATTCCATCCCTGCTGGCGACTGCGGCTGTGCAGCACGATTTAATTCGGGCCGGACTGCGGGCGAAAGCGGAATTGCTGGTAGAGGCGGCGGATGTTCGTGAAACCCACCATTTCGCAACTTTAATTGGCTATGGCGCTGCTGCGGTTAACCCATATCTGGCGATTGAAACGTTGCAGCATATGGCGGAGGAGAAAATATTCAACAAATCGCTGGACGCCGCCAAAGCGCTCGTCAAGTACACCAAGGCAGTAAACTCCGGGTTGTTAAAGATTTTTTCCAAGATGGGGATTTCCACTCTGCAGAGTTACCAGGGCGCACAGATTTTCGAAGCGCTTGGAATAAGCAATGAGCTTGTTAAGCGGTATTTTACCGGTACTATCAGCCGCATCGGCGGTATCGGTTTAGCTGAAATTGCGCGCGAAACCCAGTTGCGGCATCGGGAAGGTTTTCCTGCGGCGAATACGATTTATGTTGACGAATTATTGGCAAGTGGTGGTGACTACGCCTGGCGCCACGACGGCGAACGCCATTTATTTAATCCAACAACTATCCGCTTGCTCCAGCATTCCACCGCTGCGAATGACTACACGCAGTTTCAGGAGTACGCGCGCGCTGTGGATGATCAGGCGCAGGCAGCATACACCCTGCGCGGCCTGTTAAATATTGCCCCGGACCGTCCGTCGATTTCGCTGGAGGACGTCGAGCCCGCCGAAAATATCTACAAGCGGTTCGCGACTGGCGCCATGAGTTTCGGCTCTATCAGCTGGGAAGCTCACACGACGCTTGCTATCGCAATGAACCGACTTGGCGGGCGTAGCAATAGCGGTGAGGGCGGCGAAGATCCGGTGCGATTTACCCCGGAAGATAACGGCGATTCCATGTTGAGCCGGATAAAACAGGTCGCATCCGGTCGCTTTGGGGTTACCAGTTACTATTTGTCTAATTGCGATGAAATTCAGATAAAAATGGCCCAGGGAGCTAAACCCGGTGAAGGCGGGCAATTGCCGGGCCATAAAGTCGATGCATGGATCGGTCGCACGCGTGGCTCCACGCCGGGCGTGGGCTTGATTTCTCCGCCGCCACACCACGATATTTATTCCATCGAAGATTTAGCCCAGCTTATTTTCGATTTGAAAAATGCCAATCGCAGCGCGCGTATTAATGTCAAGCTGGTGTCGGAAGCCGGAGTGGGAACTATCGCTGCCGGTGTATGTAAAGGCTATGCCGATGTTGTGCTTATCGCCGGGTACGATGGCGGTACCGGCGCATCGCCATTGAGTTCCATAAAGCATGCGGGTTTACCCTGGGAACTGGGTCTGGCTGAGACTCATCAGACCCTGGTAAAAAATCGTTTGCGAAGCCGCATCGTGGTGCAGGCCGACGGCCAGATGAAAACGCCGCGGGATTTAGCCATAGCCACTTTATTGGGCGCCGAAGAATGGGGTGTAGCCACGGCGGCACTGGTGGTCGAGGGTTGCACTCTGATGCGCAAATGCCATCTGAATACCTGCCCAGTGGGCATCGCCACGCAAAATAAGACCCTGCGGGAACGTTACAACGGTCGCGTAGAGCACGTGGTTAACTTTTTCAAAATGCTCACGCAAGGGTTGCGGGAAATAATGGCGGAACTGGGTTTTCGTACCATTGATGAGATGGTTGGCCAGGCGCAGTGTCTGCAAGTGCGCGAAAACCTTGAGCACTGGAAAATCCAACATTTGGATTTGGCTAACATCCTCCATAAACCGGAACTGCATCCGGGTGAAACACTGTATTGCAGCCAACCACAAAAACATCTGATCGACGATATTCTCGACCGCGAGCTGATGCGTGACGCCGAACTGGCGTTAAAACATCAACAGCCGATCCAGTTGCAAAAAAATATTATCAATACCCAGCGCAGTATCGGCACGATGATTTCCAACGAAATCAGCAAGCAGTACGGCGCCGAGGGGTTACCTGCAGGCACCATAGATGTGAAATTCAGTGGGTCCGCCGGACAGAGCTTTGCCGCATTCGCCGCACCGGGGTTACGGTTTGAGCTGGAAGGCGACGCCAATGATTATCTTGGTAAGGGGTTGTCGGGGGCGGAGCTTGTGGTTTATCCGCCGAAGGTGTCACCGTTTAATCCCAGAGAGAATATTCTGGTGGGTAATGTTGCCTTGTTCGGTGCTACCCGCGGTCGCGCATTTATTCGTGGCGTGGCTGGCGAACGCTTTTGTGTCCGAAACTCTGGCGCGATTGCTGTGGTAGAAGGCGTTGGTGATCACGGCTGTGAATATATGACTGGTGGCACAGTGGTCATTCTCGGTGAAACCGGCCGCAACTTTGCCGCAGGCATGAGTGGTGGCGTGGCCTGGGTATTCGACAGCAAGGGCAATTTTTCCGGCCGATGCAATCGGGAAATGGTCGAGCTGGAAACCGCGTTAAGCACCGCTGACCTCGACGAACTTAAAGCGCTGATAGCGGATCATCATGCAGCGACAGAATCCGATGTTGCGGCGGAAATTCTGGCCGACTGGGAGCACGCGCAAAGCTGTTTTATCAAGGTTATGCCAGTGGATTATAAGCGAATGCAGGGGTATATGGCGCAGGCGCGGGCAAGTGGGAATTATCGCAACGAGCAAAAAATTGCCGAAGCCGCATTTGAAATGCATTTGCAAAAATTGGCAGGGGGAGCGAAATAA
- a CDS encoding transglutaminase-like domain-containing protein — translation MIKKILTAVLFSVLAPTGFSAVTESASSAALESVEQNSSSQEVEQWQRVTLDGEKIGHRHIQRTIVADTINTRETLVIVTRQPGEKPRRTESVVDYFETLNGKPLEILKTVKTKNSRHQMTARVGKRKLQVVPDNKLTSAPMEYLIPQPFYLREGARLALLKKRGDERKLEYFTWSFSKFRFEKVRLVAKRIAQAGSPELTWEIKRTYLGYTDGRSTRLQAKGVRSKVTTLHADDDFYSHTEQTLSGGQPFALQTCDKACALEDFKPLIHVYRQLIKSPYRITDTALAGQIRYTLEGDFTFVPPETGEQKVKKTEQGYTIDVCNTCGTESPPSPSALKAALASTYWLTSDYREFAQVVDKVIPDRNWDNRRVMERLAGYVHSHMQVEVNFSGYATAQEAFLSRSGDCTENALLLAALGRAAGIPTRVAVGLAYNNDQFFGRRYVFVPHAWVQAWTGERWESFDAGLDGFTSGYIALTLSNGEQAEFYRVAEQLHLLDITSALQVKKRPE, via the coding sequence ATGATTAAAAAAATACTAACGGCCGTTTTATTTTCAGTTCTGGCCCCCACCGGGTTTTCGGCAGTTACCGAATCGGCTTCTAGCGCGGCTCTTGAGAGTGTTGAACAAAACAGCAGCAGCCAGGAAGTTGAGCAGTGGCAGCGGGTGACCCTGGATGGTGAAAAAATAGGCCACCGCCACATTCAGCGCACAATCGTCGCCGATACCATCAATACGCGGGAGACCCTGGTCATTGTCACTCGACAGCCAGGTGAAAAGCCGCGCCGTACGGAATCGGTGGTGGATTACTTTGAAACACTCAATGGTAAGCCCCTCGAAATTCTTAAAACAGTCAAAACCAAAAACAGTCGCCATCAGATGACGGCTCGCGTTGGTAAACGCAAGTTACAGGTAGTGCCAGATAACAAGCTAACCTCTGCTCCCATGGAGTATCTGATTCCCCAACCATTTTATTTGCGTGAGGGCGCGCGCCTGGCGCTGCTGAAAAAGCGGGGCGACGAACGCAAGCTGGAATATTTTACCTGGAGCTTCTCCAAGTTTCGGTTCGAAAAAGTACGCCTGGTTGCCAAGCGCATTGCACAAGCCGGAAGCCCTGAGCTTACCTGGGAGATAAAGCGCACATACCTGGGGTATACCGATGGTCGCTCAACGCGTCTGCAAGCAAAAGGAGTGCGCTCTAAGGTCACCACATTGCATGCGGATGACGACTTTTATAGTCACACCGAGCAAACGCTGTCCGGTGGCCAGCCGTTCGCACTGCAAACCTGCGACAAAGCCTGTGCACTGGAGGACTTCAAGCCGCTTATCCATGTTTATCGTCAGTTGATTAAGTCGCCTTATCGAATCACCGATACCGCACTGGCCGGGCAGATTCGCTATACCCTGGAGGGGGATTTCACCTTTGTCCCCCCGGAAACCGGCGAACAAAAAGTCAAAAAGACCGAGCAAGGTTACACAATCGATGTGTGTAACACCTGTGGTACTGAATCCCCGCCGAGCCCTTCTGCGCTAAAAGCGGCCCTGGCCTCGACCTACTGGCTTACGTCTGATTACCGCGAGTTTGCGCAAGTCGTCGATAAGGTAATCCCCGATCGAAACTGGGATAACCGGCGTGTCATGGAGCGTCTGGCTGGTTACGTTCACAGCCATATGCAGGTTGAGGTTAACTTCTCCGGCTACGCCACTGCGCAGGAAGCGTTTCTGAGTCGTTCAGGAGATTGCACAGAAAATGCACTCCTCTTAGCGGCGCTAGGCAGGGCTGCTGGCATTCCCACCCGGGTCGCGGTAGGTCTGGCCTACAACAACGATCAGTTCTTTGGGCGGCGTTACGTGTTTGTGCCACACGCATGGGTGCAGGCGTGGACTGGAGAGCGTTGGGAGAGTTTTGATGCGGGGCTGGATGGGTTTACCAGTGGGTATATCGCGCTCACGTTGAGCAATGGGGAGCAGGCAGAGTTTTATCGGGTCGCAGAGCAGTTGCATCTGCTGGATATTACCTCTGCCTTGCAGGTGAAGAAGCGTCCGGAGTGA